One Ranitomeya imitator isolate aRanImi1 chromosome 1, aRanImi1.pri, whole genome shotgun sequence DNA window includes the following coding sequences:
- the LOC138656903 gene encoding uncharacterized protein — protein sequence MMERTMNSIYMDMEMEFALAHAYAVACFNERERERRRWSRRRRFWIHPIVEVRESRGAYHCLFGELNDNREKYFEYTRMSQESFRYLLRRVEGSISRQDTQLRRAISAEERLLVTLRFLATGETFRSLHFQFRIGVSTLSGIIAETCRALWDNLREEYLPVPTSAIWEANAQKFNQVCNFPNCIGAVDGKHIRITKPAKSGSLFYNYKKYFSTVLMAIAGADCRFLAVDIGAFGRANDSRTFKESDMGQKLYGNNFNFPQPRPLPHTEGPAMPFVVVGDEAFQMSANLLKPYSSRGLDHTKKVFNYRLSRARRTVECAFGILVSKWRILGSAINLKIETVDEVVKACVVLHNFIMAKERINVELDEPIANPLPDYHDHPLRTSVEIAQMRDRFAAYFVSDVGRVSWQDQMV from the exons atgatggagcgaaccatgaacagtatctacatggatatggagatggaatttgccttggctcatgcctatgctgttgcctgttttaatgaaagggaaagggaaagacggagatggagtcgtcgccgccgcttttggatccaccctatagttgaagtccgggagagtcgtggagcataccattgcttgtttggcgaactgaatgacaaccgggaaaaatatttcgaatatacccggatgtcacaggagagcttccgctatcttctgcgtcgggtggaaggatccattagcaggcaggacacgcagctacggagagctatttccgcagaggaacggctgctggtgactctacg tttcctggctaccggagaaacgtttaggtcacttcattttcaattccggattggagtctccactctttcaggaattattgctgagacatgccgcgctttgtgggataatctccgggaggaatatttacctgtccctacaagtgcaatctgggaggccaacgcacagaaattcaaccaagtgtgtaattttccaaactgtattggcgctgtcgatggaaagcacattcggattaccaagcctgcgaaaagtggatcccttttctacaattataaaaaatacttttcaactgttctcatggcaattgccggtgcggactgccgttttctcgcagtggacattggtgcatttgggcgtgcaaatgactcgcgcacatttaaagagtcggatatgggccaaaagttatatggaaacaattttaatttcccacagccacgacctcttccccacaccgaaggcccggcgatgccatttgttgtggtaggggatgaggcattccaaatgtctgccaacctattgaaaccctactccagtcggggcttggaccatacaaaaaaggttttcaattacagactgtccagggccagaaggactgtggagtgcgcctttggcatcctcgtttccaaatggcggatattgggatcggccattaatcttaaaattgaaacagtggatgaggtggtgaaggcttgtgtggttctccacaatttcattatggccaaagagagaataaatgttgaactggatgaacccatagccaaccccttgcccgattaccatgatcatcctctgaggacaagtgtggaaattgcgcagatgcgtgatcgttttgcggcctattttgtgtcagatgttggccgtgtgtcatggcaagatcaaatggtgtag
- the LOC138656902 gene encoding uncharacterized protein: protein MDQVVLRRLWVEVAKSLWEGFDIAPAKDKANFVKRLRIRWRSIKDRFNKGLRAEEERSKSGAAAAKSVPYKYSKCLQFLRPVLGRRQTHSSTLERARPAEAVLLESPSDPSQPSHSDSRLAPPSGEPAAGTSGVPLAEASGAPSFGYSRQRQRASDRPTMPEFLHLSTVFQNCFKALSDNMDTRLSNIDRRLETIETELSNPAKHFFSTIAKGMVEHLTPELQISVMQSCNTSYVRALQQAGVMQSATMAVVPSLASMTPTPAGEPLQPPHRGPRAERRHHRHHNIVPPTPAPAMPSSSRRRHHAGEPATGPKKKKKKRKHRRAHKEALVAVPVTTPTVRRGSSRSRSSHGQTRLVLPPPSPTEVAVSSPVYPGEGLDLPSSLLDYVSSSSPSSSSSPSSSHFSHHSREDTYHSPLVAQVETP from the exons atggaccaggtggtgttgaggcgtttgtgggtagaggtggcaaagtcgctgtgggagggctttgacatagctcctgcaaaggacaaagccaactttg ttaaaaggttgaggatcagatggcgatccatcaaggaccgtttcaataaggggctacgggcagaggaggagcgctcgaagagtggtgctgctgcggccaagtctgtgccctataaatattccaaatgtttacagttcttaagaccagtccttggccgccgtca gacacacagcagcaccctcgagagagctcgcccCGCAGAAGCGGTCCTTCTTGAATCGCCATCTGatccatcacagccctcccacagcgacagcaggcttgcaccaccatctggtgaaccggcagccggtacatcaggtgttcccctggccgaggcctctggcgcaccttcgtttgggtattcccgacagcgccagcgggcctcggacaggccaaccatgcccgaatttttgcatttgagcacggttttccagaactgtttcaaggcgttgagcgataacatggacactcgtctgtccaatatcgaccggcgccttgaaacaattgaaaccgagctctcaaatccggcaaaacatttttttagtaccattgctaagggcatggtggaacaccttacgccggaactacagatttcagtgatgcagtcctgcaacacttcctacgtgagggctctccagcaggctggggtcatgcagtcagcgacaatggcagtagtgccgtcgctggcaagcatgactcccactcctgctggagagccactccagccaccccaccgtggtccacgtgccgagcgacgccaccacaggcaccataacatagtgccgccgactcctgctcctgccatgccttcatcctcccgtaggcgtcatcATGCTGGGGAACCTGCCAcaggacccaaaaaaaaaaaaaaaaagaggaaacacagacgGGCACACAAAGAGGCTCTGGTTGCTGTTCCAGTGACAACACCAACTGTCCGTAGGGGCTCGAGTCGCAGTAGGAGCAGCCATGGCCAAacaaggcttgtgttgcctcctccctcccctacagaggtggcggtttcctCCCCAGTATACCCTGGGGAGGGTTTGGATCTCCCATCAAGTCTACTTGACTATGTATCCTCCTCTTCGCCATCATCGTCGTCTTCTCCATCATCCTCCCATTTCTCTCACCATTCCAGAGAAGACACCTACCATTCCCCtctggtggcacaggtggaaaccccctaa